One window of the Maylandia zebra isolate NMK-2024a linkage group LG19, Mzebra_GT3a, whole genome shotgun sequence genome contains the following:
- the LOC143414062 gene encoding cytochrome c oxidase subunit 8A, mitochondrial produces the protein MSLLFRRPTLTRLLLLKNIKQNQRSTICSKPPKEKIGPVQSTFALCVFAVTLLAPAGWIMHHIPEYRRQGQNTST, from the exons ATGTCCTTGCTTTTTAGGAGACCCACACTAACCAGGTTgctgctgctgaagaacattAAGCAAAATCAGAGGTCAACCATCTGCAGCAAGCCACCCAAGGAAAAGATTGGGCCAGTG CAGTCTACCTTTGCCTTATGCGTGTTTGCTGTGACTCTCCTGGCCCCGGCTGGTTGGATCATGCATCATATCCCAGAATATCGAAGACAAGGCCAGAATACCTCAACATGA
- the LOC101469326 gene encoding putative E3 ubiquitin-protein ligase UBR7, whose amino-acid sequence MAANKGDSDIDDILTSEEELEKALCVLAGSDPDNCSYSKGYVKRQAVFACNTCTPNDAEPAGVCLACANKCHDGHDIFELYTKRNFRCDCGNRKFGGFHCQLNPVKEEENIRNRYNHNFSGFYCTCHRPYPDTDDQDEDEMIQCVICEDWLHSRHLGCPVVEPEELQEMVCEACMNKAPFLWTYAAHIAVPPVIQVGDAEEEVEVDIEGEDREAGQRKDEEPSSSDERTEPEEAVNRSSPGKRTHEEMTGSPAMATTKIVECKLKELQARGLERLRRGAVFWPYSWRAELCTCTSCKRAYVAAEVQFLLDQSDTILAYEKRGLHEPFGQHPLMALMNSMDRVQQLEVIYGFNELTTSISEFLEQCASEGKTVTVEAVHQLFEELQARKRRRTSDGNQ is encoded by the exons ATGGCAGCGAACAAGGGCGACTCGGATATTGATGATATTCTTACCAGCgaagaagagctcgagaaggcTTTGTGTGTGCTGGCTGGGAGCGACCCAGACAACTGCTCTTACTCCAAG GGTTATGTGAAGAGACAGGCGGTGTTTGCCTGCAACACTTGCACTCCAAATGATGCAGAGCCTGCTGGGGTTTGTCTGGCCTGCGCCAATAAATGCCATGATGGACACGACATCTTTGAACTGTATACCAAAAG AAATTTTCGCTGTGATTGTGGAAACAGAAAGTTTGGGGGCTTCCATTGCCAGCTAAATCCT GTTAAAGAAGAGGAAAATATTAGAAATCGCTACAATCACAACTTCAGTGGGTTCTACTGCACGTGTCACCGGCCGTACCCAGACACCGATGACCAG gATGAAGACGAGATGATTCAGTGCGTCATCTGTGAGGATTGGTTACACAGCAGG CACTTAGGCTGCCCTGTGGTTGAACCCGAGGAGCTTCAAGAGATGGTATGTGAGGCCTGCATGAACAAGGCTCCTTTCTTGTGGACGTATGCTGCCCACATCGCAG TTCCGCCTGTGATCCAAGTGGGTGATGCCGAAGAGGAAGTAGAGGTCGACATTGAGGGGGAAGACCGTGAGGCTGGTCAAAGAAAGGACGAGGAACCGTCCTCTAGTGATGAGCGCACAGAACCAGAG GAAGCTGTAAACAGGAGTTCCCCTGGCAAACGAACTCACGAGGAAATGACAGGCAGCCCTGCGATGGCTACAACGAAAATTGTGGAGTGCAAGCTGAAGGAGCTGCAGGCCCGCGGGCTAGAGAGGCTGAGACGGGGAGCGGTGTTCTGGCCTTACAGCTGGCGCGCTGAGCTTTGCACCTGCACGAGCTGCAAG AGGGCCTATGTTGCTGCTGAGGTGCAGTTTCTCTTGGATCAGTCTGACACTATTCTGGCCTATGAGAAGAGAGGCTTGCATGAGCCCTTCGGGCAGCACCCACTGATGGCGCTAATGAACTCGATGGACCGTGTACAGCAGCTGGAGGTCATTTACG GTTTCAACGAGCTGACGACCTCAATCAGTGAATTTTTAGAGCAGTGTGCCTCTGAAGGAAAG ACAGTCACAGTCGAAGCTGTACATCAACTCTTTGAGGAGCTGCAGGCCAGAAAAAGACGCAGAACCAGCGACGGAAATCAGTAA
- the btbd7 gene encoding BTB/POZ domain-containing protein 7 isoform X2, giving the protein MGANGSSYPHSCSPRIGGGSQAQQTFIGTSSYSQQGYGWESKLYSLEHGHERPADRKKKSLGLATLKRRFIKRRKSSRSADHARQMRELLSGWDVRDTNALVEEYEGTAALKELSFQASLARPEAPSLQRDLAALYQHKYCTDVDLIFRGTCFPAHRAILAPRCPFFKTLLSSSPGYGAEVLMDIDTAGIDVPMFSALLHYLYTGEFGVGGAEDTRLQNVDVLVQLSEEFGTPNSLEADMKGLFDYMCYYDALLSFSSDSEMIESCNERGAVAAATSVSQGGNGAPGAAGTPDEDLRAHKAILSARSPFFRNLLQRRIRTGEEMTERTLQTPTRIVLDESIIPRKYVQVILHCMYTDVVELGLVLRGSPSAGSLGEVQALVSGSRGASTRTEEAMELYHIALFLEFSMLAQGCEDIIVESLSLDSLVPILKWSSQPYGSKWVHRQAMHFLCEEFSQVVTSDVLYELGKEHLLSAIQSDYLQASEQDILKYVVKWGEQQLIKRMADREPNLLSGTAHSVNKRGVKRRDLDVEELKEILSPLLPFIRTEHILPPNSDVLADALKRGLISTPPSDMLPTAEGGKANAWLRQKNAGIYVRPRLFSPYVEEAKSVLDEMMVEQTDLVRLRLVRMSNVPDTLYMVNNAVPQCCHMINHQQMASNSTTAPSVVANEIPVPQLSVVKEMIRRLHELRHTEQVQRAYALNCGEGATVSYELQLRVLREFGLADGATELLQNPYKFFPDERFGDESPILALRQVGRCRVNSSPAMDSMFTELEGVAGFHPPLPPPPPPYHPPATPSHAQLKGAWRPRVPLPTPTRSFSYPCNRTLIQRHAATKHGSSDYSSVPRPQPPDCTNPQAMGRALLSDQQVMSMEPVMREFMPDIALGVSVMTLREQHMAEMEREGPQSHHLPHGPCPSSRLSHGYGPGHGHSCKRHAPEPKLEAQAEFPDLYDFSCRPATPTSTHPLPSFAGPDLYSHSCTASSSYPPPYVSDSQSQGHTQGRTASDPLRLDVLSITSQRHDGLLASPSGAQPRMGHISKGRSNETDLTHGLGHLRSPSGNMDNYEERHPGPRETPEEMGLAGESSGPGPLQQPHRNSVSEEIVRDRRSPSKPDYPYKKSAL; this is encoded by the exons ATGGGTGCCAATGGATCCAGCTACCCGCACTCGTGCTCCCCACGGATAGGGGGAGGTTCACAGGCACAACAGACTTTTATAG GGACCTCATCCTACTCTCAGCAGGGATATGGTTGGGAGTCAAAGCTATACAGCCTGGAGCACGGCCATGAGCGGCCGGCagacaggaagaagaagagtCTTGGTCTGGCGACTCTCAAGCGGAGGTTCATCAAAAGGAGGAAGTCTAGCCGCTCAGCGGATCATGCGCGGCAGATGCGTGAGCTTTTGTCAGGGTGGGACGTCCGTGACACAAACGCCCTGGTGGAGGAGTATGAGGGAACGGCAGCCCTCAAGGAGCTGAGCTTCCAGGCCAGCCTCGCACGTCCAGAGGCTCCTAGCTTGCAGCGGGATCTAGCCGCTCTCTACCAGCACAAGTACTGCACAGATGTGGACCTCATCTTTCGGGGTACTTGTTTTCCAGCTCATCGGGCCATCCTGGCTCCCCGTTGCCCCTTTTTTAAGACCTTGCTGTCTTCATCTCCCGGGTACGGAGCAGAGGTTCTAATGGACATTGACACGGCTGGCATTGATGTTCCCATGTTCTCCGCCCTACTTCACTACTTGTACACTGGGGAGTTTGGGGTGGGTGGAGCAGAGGATACGAGGCTTCAGAATGTGGATGTGCTAGTGCAGCTAAGCGAGGAGTTTGGTACACCTAACTCCTTGGAGGCAGACATGAAGGGCTTGTTTGACTACATGTGCTACTATGACGCTCTGCTCAGCTTCTCTTCAGACTCTGAAATGATAGAGAGCTGTAATGAGAGAGGAGCTGTGGCTGCAGCAACATCAGTGAGTCAAGGAGGCAATGGGGCCCCAGGAGCTGCAGGGACCCCAGACGAGGACCTTAGGGCTCACAAAGCTATCCTGTCAGCACGCTCTCCTTTCTTTCGGAACCTTTTGCAGCGACGTATTCGCACAGGCGAGGAAATGACAGAGCGCACACTCCAGACACCCACCCGCATAGTGCTGGATGAGTCCATAATACCACGAAAATATGTGCAGGTTATTCTCCACTGCATGTACACGGATGTCGTCGAGCTCGGGCTGGTGCTGCGTGGCAGCCCCTCAGCAGGCAGCCTCGGTGAGGTGCAAGCCCTAGTGTCAGGGAGCCGTGGGGCCAGCACACGCACTGAAGAGGCCATGGAGCTGTACCATATTGCTCTGTTTTTGGAGTTTAGCATGCTGGCTCAAG GCTGTGAAGACATTATTGTGGAGAGTTTGTCTCTGGACTCTCTTGTCCCCATTCTCAAGTGGAGCTCCCAACCATACGGCTCCAAGTGGGTCCATAGGCAGGCCATGCACTTCCTCTGTGAGGAGTTCAGTCAAGTTGTCACTTCGGATGTTCTCTACGAACTTGGCAAAGAACACCTTCTCAGTGCAATTCAGTCTGACTACCTACAG gCGAGTGAACAGGACATTCTTAAGTATGTTGTTAAGTGGGGCGAGCAGCAGCTTATTAAGAGGATGGCAGACAGGG AACCCAACCTATTGAGTGGCACAGCCCACAGCGTAAACAAGAGGGGAGTGAAAAGGAGAGACTTGGATGTGGAGGAGCTGAAGGAGATCCTGTCTCCGCTCCTGCCCTTCATCCGAACAGAGCACATCTTACCTCCCAACAGTGACGTCCTCGCCGACGCA CTCAAAAGGGGTTTGATAAGCACCCCTCCTTCAGACATGCTACCCACAGCTGAGGGGGGTAAAGCCAATGCCTGGTTGCGTCAGAAAAATGCAGGCATCTATGTGCGTCCACGCCTTTTCTCTCCTTACGTGGAGGAGGCTAAG TCTGTTCTTGATGAAATGATGGTCGAGCAGACAGACCTAGTGCGTTTGCGACTAGTGCGCATGTCCAACGTCCCGGACACACTCTACATGGTCAACAACGCTGTGCCTCAGTGTTGTCACATGATTAACCACCAGCAAATGGCAAGCAACTCAACCACAGCTCCATCAGTCGTGGCAAATGAAATTCCAG TGCCTCAGTTATCTGTGGTAAAGGAGATGATTCGGAGGCTGCATGAGCTAAGACACACAGAGCAGGTTCAGAGAGCGTATGCCCTCAACTGTGGCGAGGGAGCCACCGTCAGCTATGAGCTGCAGCTGCGGGTGCTGAGGGAGTTTGGTCTGGCAGACGGAGCCACTGAGCTACTGCAG AATCCATACAAGTTCTTCCCAGATGAAAGGTTTGGAGATGAGAGTCCAATACTGGCCCTGCGCCAGGTGGGTCGTTGTCGGGTAAACAGCAGTCCAGCCATGGATAGCATGTTCACAGAGCTGGAAGGAGTAGCAGGCTTCCACCCTCCCTTacctcctccacctcccccATACCACCCCCCTGCCACACCTAGTCACGCACAGCTCAAGGGTGCGTGGCGACCTCGCGTGCCCTTGCCAACCCCCACCCGTTCCTTCTCCTACCCCTGCAACCGCACCCTGATCCAGCGCCATGCAGCCACCAAGCATGGCAGCTCAGACTACTCCTCTGTGCCCAGGCCTCAGCCCCCTGACTGCACCAACCCACAGGCTATGGGCCGAGCTTTGCTTTCAGACCAGCAAGTG ATGAGCATGGAGCCGGTTATGAGGGAGTTCATGCCTGACATTGCGCTAGGTGTTTCGGTCATGACTCTGAGGGAGCAGCACATGGCAGAAATGGAGAGGGAAGGCCCTCAGAGCCACCACCTGCCTCATGGGCCCTGCCCTTCTTCCCGCCTCAGCCATGGCTATGGACCTGGACATGGCCACTCCTGCAAGAGACACGCTCCTGAGCCCAAACTGGAAGCTCAAGCTGAGTTCCCTGACCTGTATGACTTTTCCTGCCGACCTGCAACCCCAACCTCCACACACCCACTGCCCTCCTTTGCTGGACCAGACCTCTACAGCCACAGCTGCACCGCCTCCAGCTCCTATCCTCCTCCTTATGTTTCTGACTCTCAGTCCCAGGGCCATACACAGGGTCGGACTGCCTCAGACCCACTACGACTGGATGTCCTCAGTATAACCTCTCAGAGGCATGATGGTCTCCTTGCTAGCCCCTCTGGAGCCCAACCTAGGATGGGACATATTTCAAAGGGGCGATCAAATGAGACAGACCTGACTCATGGCTTAGGCCATTTACGGTCCCCCAGTGGGAATATGGACAACTATGAGGAGAGACACCCAGGACCCAGAGAGACCCCAGAAGAGATGGGTCTAGCTGGAGAATCATCAGGCCCAGGGCCACTCCAGCAGCCTCACAGAAACAGTGTCAGTGAAGAGATTGTCAGAGACCGCAGGTCACCTAGCAAACCTGACTACCCCTATAAGAAATCTGCACTTTAA
- the btbd7 gene encoding BTB/POZ domain-containing protein 7 isoform X1 codes for MGANGSSYPHSCSPRIGGGSQAQQTFIGIKCITGTSSYSQQGYGWESKLYSLEHGHERPADRKKKSLGLATLKRRFIKRRKSSRSADHARQMRELLSGWDVRDTNALVEEYEGTAALKELSFQASLARPEAPSLQRDLAALYQHKYCTDVDLIFRGTCFPAHRAILAPRCPFFKTLLSSSPGYGAEVLMDIDTAGIDVPMFSALLHYLYTGEFGVGGAEDTRLQNVDVLVQLSEEFGTPNSLEADMKGLFDYMCYYDALLSFSSDSEMIESCNERGAVAAATSVSQGGNGAPGAAGTPDEDLRAHKAILSARSPFFRNLLQRRIRTGEEMTERTLQTPTRIVLDESIIPRKYVQVILHCMYTDVVELGLVLRGSPSAGSLGEVQALVSGSRGASTRTEEAMELYHIALFLEFSMLAQGCEDIIVESLSLDSLVPILKWSSQPYGSKWVHRQAMHFLCEEFSQVVTSDVLYELGKEHLLSAIQSDYLQASEQDILKYVVKWGEQQLIKRMADREPNLLSGTAHSVNKRGVKRRDLDVEELKEILSPLLPFIRTEHILPPNSDVLADALKRGLISTPPSDMLPTAEGGKANAWLRQKNAGIYVRPRLFSPYVEEAKSVLDEMMVEQTDLVRLRLVRMSNVPDTLYMVNNAVPQCCHMINHQQMASNSTTAPSVVANEIPVPQLSVVKEMIRRLHELRHTEQVQRAYALNCGEGATVSYELQLRVLREFGLADGATELLQNPYKFFPDERFGDESPILALRQVGRCRVNSSPAMDSMFTELEGVAGFHPPLPPPPPPYHPPATPSHAQLKGAWRPRVPLPTPTRSFSYPCNRTLIQRHAATKHGSSDYSSVPRPQPPDCTNPQAMGRALLSDQQVMSMEPVMREFMPDIALGVSVMTLREQHMAEMEREGPQSHHLPHGPCPSSRLSHGYGPGHGHSCKRHAPEPKLEAQAEFPDLYDFSCRPATPTSTHPLPSFAGPDLYSHSCTASSSYPPPYVSDSQSQGHTQGRTASDPLRLDVLSITSQRHDGLLASPSGAQPRMGHISKGRSNETDLTHGLGHLRSPSGNMDNYEERHPGPRETPEEMGLAGESSGPGPLQQPHRNSVSEEIVRDRRSPSKPDYPYKKSAL; via the exons ATGGGTGCCAATGGATCCAGCTACCCGCACTCGTGCTCCCCACGGATAGGGGGAGGTTCACAGGCACAACAGACTTTTATAGGTATTAAGTGCATCACCG GGACCTCATCCTACTCTCAGCAGGGATATGGTTGGGAGTCAAAGCTATACAGCCTGGAGCACGGCCATGAGCGGCCGGCagacaggaagaagaagagtCTTGGTCTGGCGACTCTCAAGCGGAGGTTCATCAAAAGGAGGAAGTCTAGCCGCTCAGCGGATCATGCGCGGCAGATGCGTGAGCTTTTGTCAGGGTGGGACGTCCGTGACACAAACGCCCTGGTGGAGGAGTATGAGGGAACGGCAGCCCTCAAGGAGCTGAGCTTCCAGGCCAGCCTCGCACGTCCAGAGGCTCCTAGCTTGCAGCGGGATCTAGCCGCTCTCTACCAGCACAAGTACTGCACAGATGTGGACCTCATCTTTCGGGGTACTTGTTTTCCAGCTCATCGGGCCATCCTGGCTCCCCGTTGCCCCTTTTTTAAGACCTTGCTGTCTTCATCTCCCGGGTACGGAGCAGAGGTTCTAATGGACATTGACACGGCTGGCATTGATGTTCCCATGTTCTCCGCCCTACTTCACTACTTGTACACTGGGGAGTTTGGGGTGGGTGGAGCAGAGGATACGAGGCTTCAGAATGTGGATGTGCTAGTGCAGCTAAGCGAGGAGTTTGGTACACCTAACTCCTTGGAGGCAGACATGAAGGGCTTGTTTGACTACATGTGCTACTATGACGCTCTGCTCAGCTTCTCTTCAGACTCTGAAATGATAGAGAGCTGTAATGAGAGAGGAGCTGTGGCTGCAGCAACATCAGTGAGTCAAGGAGGCAATGGGGCCCCAGGAGCTGCAGGGACCCCAGACGAGGACCTTAGGGCTCACAAAGCTATCCTGTCAGCACGCTCTCCTTTCTTTCGGAACCTTTTGCAGCGACGTATTCGCACAGGCGAGGAAATGACAGAGCGCACACTCCAGACACCCACCCGCATAGTGCTGGATGAGTCCATAATACCACGAAAATATGTGCAGGTTATTCTCCACTGCATGTACACGGATGTCGTCGAGCTCGGGCTGGTGCTGCGTGGCAGCCCCTCAGCAGGCAGCCTCGGTGAGGTGCAAGCCCTAGTGTCAGGGAGCCGTGGGGCCAGCACACGCACTGAAGAGGCCATGGAGCTGTACCATATTGCTCTGTTTTTGGAGTTTAGCATGCTGGCTCAAG GCTGTGAAGACATTATTGTGGAGAGTTTGTCTCTGGACTCTCTTGTCCCCATTCTCAAGTGGAGCTCCCAACCATACGGCTCCAAGTGGGTCCATAGGCAGGCCATGCACTTCCTCTGTGAGGAGTTCAGTCAAGTTGTCACTTCGGATGTTCTCTACGAACTTGGCAAAGAACACCTTCTCAGTGCAATTCAGTCTGACTACCTACAG gCGAGTGAACAGGACATTCTTAAGTATGTTGTTAAGTGGGGCGAGCAGCAGCTTATTAAGAGGATGGCAGACAGGG AACCCAACCTATTGAGTGGCACAGCCCACAGCGTAAACAAGAGGGGAGTGAAAAGGAGAGACTTGGATGTGGAGGAGCTGAAGGAGATCCTGTCTCCGCTCCTGCCCTTCATCCGAACAGAGCACATCTTACCTCCCAACAGTGACGTCCTCGCCGACGCA CTCAAAAGGGGTTTGATAAGCACCCCTCCTTCAGACATGCTACCCACAGCTGAGGGGGGTAAAGCCAATGCCTGGTTGCGTCAGAAAAATGCAGGCATCTATGTGCGTCCACGCCTTTTCTCTCCTTACGTGGAGGAGGCTAAG TCTGTTCTTGATGAAATGATGGTCGAGCAGACAGACCTAGTGCGTTTGCGACTAGTGCGCATGTCCAACGTCCCGGACACACTCTACATGGTCAACAACGCTGTGCCTCAGTGTTGTCACATGATTAACCACCAGCAAATGGCAAGCAACTCAACCACAGCTCCATCAGTCGTGGCAAATGAAATTCCAG TGCCTCAGTTATCTGTGGTAAAGGAGATGATTCGGAGGCTGCATGAGCTAAGACACACAGAGCAGGTTCAGAGAGCGTATGCCCTCAACTGTGGCGAGGGAGCCACCGTCAGCTATGAGCTGCAGCTGCGGGTGCTGAGGGAGTTTGGTCTGGCAGACGGAGCCACTGAGCTACTGCAG AATCCATACAAGTTCTTCCCAGATGAAAGGTTTGGAGATGAGAGTCCAATACTGGCCCTGCGCCAGGTGGGTCGTTGTCGGGTAAACAGCAGTCCAGCCATGGATAGCATGTTCACAGAGCTGGAAGGAGTAGCAGGCTTCCACCCTCCCTTacctcctccacctcccccATACCACCCCCCTGCCACACCTAGTCACGCACAGCTCAAGGGTGCGTGGCGACCTCGCGTGCCCTTGCCAACCCCCACCCGTTCCTTCTCCTACCCCTGCAACCGCACCCTGATCCAGCGCCATGCAGCCACCAAGCATGGCAGCTCAGACTACTCCTCTGTGCCCAGGCCTCAGCCCCCTGACTGCACCAACCCACAGGCTATGGGCCGAGCTTTGCTTTCAGACCAGCAAGTG ATGAGCATGGAGCCGGTTATGAGGGAGTTCATGCCTGACATTGCGCTAGGTGTTTCGGTCATGACTCTGAGGGAGCAGCACATGGCAGAAATGGAGAGGGAAGGCCCTCAGAGCCACCACCTGCCTCATGGGCCCTGCCCTTCTTCCCGCCTCAGCCATGGCTATGGACCTGGACATGGCCACTCCTGCAAGAGACACGCTCCTGAGCCCAAACTGGAAGCTCAAGCTGAGTTCCCTGACCTGTATGACTTTTCCTGCCGACCTGCAACCCCAACCTCCACACACCCACTGCCCTCCTTTGCTGGACCAGACCTCTACAGCCACAGCTGCACCGCCTCCAGCTCCTATCCTCCTCCTTATGTTTCTGACTCTCAGTCCCAGGGCCATACACAGGGTCGGACTGCCTCAGACCCACTACGACTGGATGTCCTCAGTATAACCTCTCAGAGGCATGATGGTCTCCTTGCTAGCCCCTCTGGAGCCCAACCTAGGATGGGACATATTTCAAAGGGGCGATCAAATGAGACAGACCTGACTCATGGCTTAGGCCATTTACGGTCCCCCAGTGGGAATATGGACAACTATGAGGAGAGACACCCAGGACCCAGAGAGACCCCAGAAGAGATGGGTCTAGCTGGAGAATCATCAGGCCCAGGGCCACTCCAGCAGCCTCACAGAAACAGTGTCAGTGAAGAGATTGTCAGAGACCGCAGGTCACCTAGCAAACCTGACTACCCCTATAAGAAATCTGCACTTTAA